In Primulina eburnea isolate SZY01 chromosome 14, ASM2296580v1, whole genome shotgun sequence, the following proteins share a genomic window:
- the LOC140812016 gene encoding rRNA-processing protein fcf2-like, whose amino-acid sequence MSEDKALIGLSWQPKIPLLKSSSPKNESSSFKSNAGLSSLYKQNPQLVDGLFVPPNNPRYLNKLFKKQLKDTAGNNWFDMPAQTITPELKKDLQLLKLRSVIDPKRHYKKGDSKSKTLPKYFQASTVIESATEFYTGRLTKKERKASLADELLSDRTLGDYRKRKVREIEEVNRPAGVGKWKISKTGKRKLKKRKL is encoded by the exons ATGTCTGAAGACAAAGCGTTAATTGGGCTTTCATGGCAACCTAAAATCCCCTTGTTAAAATCGTCATCTCCAAAAAACGAAAGCTCTTCGTTTAAAAGCAATGCTGGATTATCTTCCCTCTACAAGCAAAATCCTCAGCTCGTAGATGGCCTTTTTGTTCCACCGAATAACCCCAGATATCTGAATAAACTTTTTAAGAAACAACTCAAGGACACCGCTGGCAACAATTG GTTTGACATGCCTGCTCAAACTATTACTCCGGAGCTGAAAAAAGATCTCCAGCTATTGAAG TTGAGAAGTGTCATTGATCCAAAGAGACACTATAAGAAGGGCGATTCAAAATCAAAAACACTTCCCAAGTATTTTCAGGCAA GTACTGTCATAGAGTCGGCAACAGAGTTCTACACAGGCAGGCTTACTAAGAAAGAGAGAAAAGCCAGCCTTGCTGATGAGCTGCTATCAGATAGAACCCTTGGAGACTATAG GAAACGCAAAGTTCGAGAAATTGAAGAAGTAAATCGGCCAGCTGGGGTGGGCAAATGGAAGATCAGCAAGACAGGAAAGCGGAAGTTGAAGAAAAGAAAGCTCTAG
- the LOC140812619 gene encoding pyruvate dehydrogenase (acetyl-transferring) kinase, mitochondrial-like isoform X2, which yields MAAKKAWEGFSKGLVEEVQKWGSMKQTGVSLRYMMKFGSRPTARNLLISAQFLHKELPIRIARRAIELQSLPYGLSLKPAVIKVRDWYLDSFRDLRSFMDIKDKTDELDFTQMIKMIKVRHNNVVPMMALGVQQLKKDMNPKTDYGNLEEIHQFLDRFYMSRIGIRMLIGQHVALHDPNPTPDIVGYIHTKMSPVEVATHASEDARSICLREYGSAPDVNIYGDPNFKFPYVPPHLHLMVFELVKNSLRAVQERYMDSDKVPPPVRIIVADGLEDVTIKVSDEGGGIPRSGLPKIFTYLYSTAKNPLDEQSDMDLETVTTMAGYGYGLPISRLYAKYFGGDLQIISMEGYGTDAYLHLSRLGDSQEPLP from the exons ATGGCTGCTAAGAAGGCTTGGGAGGGCTTCTCCAAGGGGCTCGTCGAGGAGGTGCAGAAATGGGGTAGCATGAAGCAGACTGGGGTCAGTCTCCGCTACATGATGAAATTCGGATCCCGACCTACTGCTCGAAACCTACTCATCTCCGCCCAGTTCCTCCACAAGGAGCTGCCTATCCGGATCGCTCGCCGTGCTATTGAACTCCAGTCCCTTCCCTATGGCTTGTCCCTTAAACCTGCTGTTATCAAG GTAAGAGATTGGTATCTGGATTCTTTCCGTGACCTTAGATCCTTTATGGATATTAAGGATAAGACTGATGAGTTGGATTTTACACAAATGATTAAGATGATAAAAGTCAGGCACAACAATGTGGTCCCTATGATGGCTTTGGGAGTGCAGCAGTTGAAGAAAGATATGAATCCTAAAACTGATTATGGGAATCTGGAGgaaattcatcagtttttggATCGATTCTATATGTCTCGAATTGGGATTCGTATGCTCATTG GGCAACACGTGGCCTTGCACGACCCAAATCCAACTCCTGATATTGTCGGTTATATACATACCAAAATGTCTCCGGTTGAAGTTGCGACACATGCTAGCGAGGATGCCCGTTCCATTTGCTTGCGGGAGTATGGCAGTGCACCAGATGTTAATATCTACGGAGACCCAAATTTTAAGTTTCC GTACGTACCGCCACACTTGCATTTGATGGTTTTTGAATTGGTTAAGAATTCTCTTCGTGCTGTTCAAGAGCGATATATGGACTCTGACAAGGTTCCACCTCCTGTCCGAATAATTGTTGCTGATGGACTGGAAGATGTTACAATAAAG GTATCTGATGAAGGAGGTGGAATACCTAGAAGCGGCCTTCCTAAAATTTTTACGTATCTCTACAGTACTGCAAAGAACCCCTTGGATGAGCAGTCCGACATGGACCTTGAAACAGTAACAACTATGGCAGGTTATGGTTATGGTCTTCCCATTAGCCGTCTTTATGCCAAGTACTTTGGAGGGGATCTGCAAATTATCTCCATGGAAGGATATG GAACAGATGCTTACCTCCATTTGTCCCGGTTGGGAGATTCTCAAGAACCTCTGCCTTGA
- the LOC140812619 gene encoding pyruvate dehydrogenase (acetyl-transferring) kinase, mitochondrial-like isoform X1 → MAAKKAWEGFSKGLVEEVQKWGSMKQTGVSLRYMMKFGSRPTARNLLISAQFLHKELPIRIARRAIELQSLPYGLSLKPAVIKVRDWYLDSFRDLRSFMDIKDKTDELDFTQMIKMIKVRHNNVVPMMALGVQQLKKDMNPKTDYGNLEEIHQFLDRFYMSRIGIRMLIGQHVALHDPNPTPDIVGYIHTKMSPVEVATHASEDARSICLREYGSAPDVNIYGDPNFKFPRYVPPHLHLMVFELVKNSLRAVQERYMDSDKVPPPVRIIVADGLEDVTIKVSDEGGGIPRSGLPKIFTYLYSTAKNPLDEQSDMDLETVTTMAGYGYGLPISRLYAKYFGGDLQIISMEGYGTDAYLHLSRLGDSQEPLP, encoded by the exons ATGGCTGCTAAGAAGGCTTGGGAGGGCTTCTCCAAGGGGCTCGTCGAGGAGGTGCAGAAATGGGGTAGCATGAAGCAGACTGGGGTCAGTCTCCGCTACATGATGAAATTCGGATCCCGACCTACTGCTCGAAACCTACTCATCTCCGCCCAGTTCCTCCACAAGGAGCTGCCTATCCGGATCGCTCGCCGTGCTATTGAACTCCAGTCCCTTCCCTATGGCTTGTCCCTTAAACCTGCTGTTATCAAG GTAAGAGATTGGTATCTGGATTCTTTCCGTGACCTTAGATCCTTTATGGATATTAAGGATAAGACTGATGAGTTGGATTTTACACAAATGATTAAGATGATAAAAGTCAGGCACAACAATGTGGTCCCTATGATGGCTTTGGGAGTGCAGCAGTTGAAGAAAGATATGAATCCTAAAACTGATTATGGGAATCTGGAGgaaattcatcagtttttggATCGATTCTATATGTCTCGAATTGGGATTCGTATGCTCATTG GGCAACACGTGGCCTTGCACGACCCAAATCCAACTCCTGATATTGTCGGTTATATACATACCAAAATGTCTCCGGTTGAAGTTGCGACACATGCTAGCGAGGATGCCCGTTCCATTTGCTTGCGGGAGTATGGCAGTGCACCAGATGTTAATATCTACGGAGACCCAAATTTTAAGTTTCC CAGGTACGTACCGCCACACTTGCATTTGATGGTTTTTGAATTGGTTAAGAATTCTCTTCGTGCTGTTCAAGAGCGATATATGGACTCTGACAAGGTTCCACCTCCTGTCCGAATAATTGTTGCTGATGGACTGGAAGATGTTACAATAAAG GTATCTGATGAAGGAGGTGGAATACCTAGAAGCGGCCTTCCTAAAATTTTTACGTATCTCTACAGTACTGCAAAGAACCCCTTGGATGAGCAGTCCGACATGGACCTTGAAACAGTAACAACTATGGCAGGTTATGGTTATGGTCTTCCCATTAGCCGTCTTTATGCCAAGTACTTTGGAGGGGATCTGCAAATTATCTCCATGGAAGGATATG GAACAGATGCTTACCTCCATTTGTCCCGGTTGGGAGATTCTCAAGAACCTCTGCCTTGA
- the LOC140811712 gene encoding novel plant SNARE 13-like, with protein sequence MVDMEFQMNPQMEQIHGEIRDTMRSLANGFQKLDKIKDSNRQSKQLEELTGKMRECKRLIKELDREIKDEESKNPPEITKQLNDEKQSMIKELNSYVALRKTYTSSLGNKRVELFDMGTGGIEPTADENVRVTSEMSNQELIDAGTKKMDETDQAIERSKQVVHQTIEVGTQTATTLKGQTEQMGRIVNELDTIQFSIKKASQLVKEIGRQVATDKCIMLFLFLIVCGVIAIIVVKIVNPNNKSIRDIPGLAPPAPTTRRLLYVKPAQHFW encoded by the exons ATGGTCGACATGGAGTTTCAGATGAACCCTCAAATGGAGCAGATTCACGGGGAAATTCGCGATACCATGCGTTCCCTTGC AAATGGCTTTCAAAAGCTGGATAAGATCAAAGATTCCAACAGGCAAAGTAAACAGCTAGAGGAGCTTACTGGGAAGATGAGGGAGTGCAAAAG ATTGATTAAAGAACTTGACCGCGAAATTAAGGATGAGGAAAGCAAAAATCCTCCAGAGATTACCAAGCAGCTTAATGATGAGAAGCAATCCATG atcaaagagttgaattcATATGTAGCCCTGAGGAAAAC GTACACGAGCTCTCTTGGAAATAAGAGGGTTGAACTCTTCGACATGGGAACTGGTGGAATTGAACCTACAGCTGATGAGAATGTTCGAGTGACATCAG AAATGTCAAATCAGGAGCTTATCGATGCTGGCACGAAGAAAATGGATGAAACTGACCAAGCCATTGAACGCTCCAAACAG GTTGTTCATCAAACAATTGAAGTGGGAACACAGACTGCTACTACTTTGAAGGGCCAA ACTGAACAAATGGGTCGCATTGTCAATGAACTGGACACCATCCAGTTCTCTATTAAAAAGGCATCCCAGCTTGTTAAGGAGATTGGTAGGCAG GTGGCAACTGATAAATGCATCATGCTGTTTCTTTTTCTGATTGTATGTGGGGTTATTGCTATTATTGTCGTGAAG ATAGTGAATCCCAACAACAAAAGCATAAGGGATATTCCTGGATTGGCACCCCCGGCTCCCACGACGAGGAGACTATTGTATGTAAAGCCGGCCCAGCATTTTTGGTAA
- the LOC140811545 gene encoding probable sugar phosphate/phosphate translocator At1g48230 isoform X1, translating to MINRSLILTYFYLLIYITLSSGVILYNKWVLSPKYFNFPFPITLTMIHMGFSGAVSFFLIRVFKVVSPVKMTFRIYASCVIPISAFFASSLWFGNTAYLHISVAFIQMLKALMPVATFTVAVLCGTDKLRLDVFLNMVLVSVGVVVSSYGEIHFNVIGTVYQVTGIFAEALRLVLTQVLLQKKGLTLNPITSLYYIAPCSFIFLFVPWYFLEQPGMEVSQIQFNMWIFFSNAVCALLLNFSIFLAIGRTGAVTVRVAGVLKDWILIALSTLIFPESTITGLNIIGYGIALCGVVLYNYLKVKESSQNIPERIAKVPCLVQDWVLEKKSSDVYRTDSGSIGESNNDVVIDEEAPLIALTPSSRLSHIGRTQMQQSSRNV from the exons ATGATAAATAGATCTTTAATCTTAACATATTTCTACCTTCTAATCTACATTACACTTTCATCTGGAGTTATTTTATATAACAAG TGGGTTCTTTCTCCGAAATACTTCAACTTTCCTTTTCCAATAACACTTACTATGATACATATGGGATTCTCTGGTGCAGTGTCATTTTTCCTTATTCGTGTCTTCAAG GTCGTGTCTCCAGTTAAAATGACTTTCCGCAT ATATGCTTCCTGTGTGATCCCCATTAGTGCCTTCTTCGCATCAAGTCTTTG GTTTGGTAACACTGCTTACTTGCATATATCAGTGGCTTTTATTCAGATGCTTAAGGCCCTTA TGCCTGTGGCAACATTTACTGTGGCTGTTTTGTGCGGTACTGACAAACTTAGATTGGACGTGTTTTTAAACATGGTTTTGGTCAGTGTTGGAGTTGTCGTTTCCTCCTATGGGGAAATTCATTTTAATGTGATCGGCACAGTTTATCAGGTTACAGGCATATTTGCGGAAGCTCTGAGACTGGTCTTGACTCAAGTCCTTCTACAGAAGAAGGGCTTGACGCTAAACCCCATCACAAGCTTATACTACATCGCTCCATGcagttttatatttttgtttgtCCCTTGGTACTTCCTGGAGCAACCTGGGATGGAAGTGTCTCAAATTCAGTTTAATATGTGGATCTTCTTTTCCAATGCCGTTTGCGCTCTACTGTTGAACTTCTCAATCTTCTTAGCGATAGGTAGAACTGGTGCAGTGACGGTTCGAGTTGCCGGTGTTCTGAAGGACTGGATACTTATAGCCCTTTCAACACTGATTTTCCCAGAATCAACTATCACTGGTCTTAACATTATTGGCTACGGCATTG CGCTTTGTGGGGTTGTCTTGTACAACTATTTGAAGGTCAAGGAGTCTTCTCAAAACATTCCTGAAAGGATCGCTAAG GTTCCTTGTTTGGTTCAGGATTGGGTGTTGGAAAAGAAGTCATCCGATGTATACAGAACAGATAGTGGCAGCATTGGTGAATCAAATAACGATGTTGTAATAGATGAGGAGGCGCCCTTGATTGCTCTCACGCCATCGTCCAGGCTATCTCATATCGGAAGAACTCAAATGCAGCAAAGTAGCCGTAATGTATGA
- the LOC140811545 gene encoding probable sugar phosphate/phosphate translocator At3g17430 isoform X3, translating to MYEWVLSPKYFNFPFPITLTMIHMGFSGAVSFFLIRVFKVVSPVKMTFRIYASCVIPISAFFASSLWFGNTAYLHISVAFIQMLKALMPVATFTVAVLCGTDKLRLDVFLNMVLVSVGVVVSSYGEIHFNVIGTVYQVTGIFAEALRLVLTQVLLQKKGLTLNPITSLYYIAPCSFIFLFVPWYFLEQPGMEVSQIQFNMWIFFSNAVCALLLNFSIFLAIGRTGAVTVRVAGVLKDWILIALSTLIFPESTITGLNIIGYGIALCGVVLYNYLKVKESSQNIPERIAKVPCLVQDWVLEKKSSDVYRTDSGSIGESNNDVVIDEEAPLIALTPSSRLSHIGRTQMQQSSRNV from the exons ATGTATGAG TGGGTTCTTTCTCCGAAATACTTCAACTTTCCTTTTCCAATAACACTTACTATGATACATATGGGATTCTCTGGTGCAGTGTCATTTTTCCTTATTCGTGTCTTCAAG GTCGTGTCTCCAGTTAAAATGACTTTCCGCAT ATATGCTTCCTGTGTGATCCCCATTAGTGCCTTCTTCGCATCAAGTCTTTG GTTTGGTAACACTGCTTACTTGCATATATCAGTGGCTTTTATTCAGATGCTTAAGGCCCTTA TGCCTGTGGCAACATTTACTGTGGCTGTTTTGTGCGGTACTGACAAACTTAGATTGGACGTGTTTTTAAACATGGTTTTGGTCAGTGTTGGAGTTGTCGTTTCCTCCTATGGGGAAATTCATTTTAATGTGATCGGCACAGTTTATCAGGTTACAGGCATATTTGCGGAAGCTCTGAGACTGGTCTTGACTCAAGTCCTTCTACAGAAGAAGGGCTTGACGCTAAACCCCATCACAAGCTTATACTACATCGCTCCATGcagttttatatttttgtttgtCCCTTGGTACTTCCTGGAGCAACCTGGGATGGAAGTGTCTCAAATTCAGTTTAATATGTGGATCTTCTTTTCCAATGCCGTTTGCGCTCTACTGTTGAACTTCTCAATCTTCTTAGCGATAGGTAGAACTGGTGCAGTGACGGTTCGAGTTGCCGGTGTTCTGAAGGACTGGATACTTATAGCCCTTTCAACACTGATTTTCCCAGAATCAACTATCACTGGTCTTAACATTATTGGCTACGGCATTG CGCTTTGTGGGGTTGTCTTGTACAACTATTTGAAGGTCAAGGAGTCTTCTCAAAACATTCCTGAAAGGATCGCTAAG GTTCCTTGTTTGGTTCAGGATTGGGTGTTGGAAAAGAAGTCATCCGATGTATACAGAACAGATAGTGGCAGCATTGGTGAATCAAATAACGATGTTGTAATAGATGAGGAGGCGCCCTTGATTGCTCTCACGCCATCGTCCAGGCTATCTCATATCGGAAGAACTCAAATGCAGCAAAGTAGCCGTAATGTATGA
- the LOC140811545 gene encoding probable sugar phosphate/phosphate translocator At3g17430 isoform X4 has product MIHMGFSGAVSFFLIRVFKVVSPVKMTFRIYASCVIPISAFFASSLWFGNTAYLHISVAFIQMLKALMPVATFTVAVLCGTDKLRLDVFLNMVLVSVGVVVSSYGEIHFNVIGTVYQVTGIFAEALRLVLTQVLLQKKGLTLNPITSLYYIAPCSFIFLFVPWYFLEQPGMEVSQIQFNMWIFFSNAVCALLLNFSIFLAIGRTGAVTVRVAGVLKDWILIALSTLIFPESTITGLNIIGYGIALCGVVLYNYLKVKESSQNIPERIAKVPCLVQDWVLEKKSSDVYRTDSGSIGESNNDVVIDEEAPLIALTPSSRLSHIGRTQMQQSSRNV; this is encoded by the exons ATGATACATATGGGATTCTCTGGTGCAGTGTCATTTTTCCTTATTCGTGTCTTCAAG GTCGTGTCTCCAGTTAAAATGACTTTCCGCAT ATATGCTTCCTGTGTGATCCCCATTAGTGCCTTCTTCGCATCAAGTCTTTG GTTTGGTAACACTGCTTACTTGCATATATCAGTGGCTTTTATTCAGATGCTTAAGGCCCTTA TGCCTGTGGCAACATTTACTGTGGCTGTTTTGTGCGGTACTGACAAACTTAGATTGGACGTGTTTTTAAACATGGTTTTGGTCAGTGTTGGAGTTGTCGTTTCCTCCTATGGGGAAATTCATTTTAATGTGATCGGCACAGTTTATCAGGTTACAGGCATATTTGCGGAAGCTCTGAGACTGGTCTTGACTCAAGTCCTTCTACAGAAGAAGGGCTTGACGCTAAACCCCATCACAAGCTTATACTACATCGCTCCATGcagttttatatttttgtttgtCCCTTGGTACTTCCTGGAGCAACCTGGGATGGAAGTGTCTCAAATTCAGTTTAATATGTGGATCTTCTTTTCCAATGCCGTTTGCGCTCTACTGTTGAACTTCTCAATCTTCTTAGCGATAGGTAGAACTGGTGCAGTGACGGTTCGAGTTGCCGGTGTTCTGAAGGACTGGATACTTATAGCCCTTTCAACACTGATTTTCCCAGAATCAACTATCACTGGTCTTAACATTATTGGCTACGGCATTG CGCTTTGTGGGGTTGTCTTGTACAACTATTTGAAGGTCAAGGAGTCTTCTCAAAACATTCCTGAAAGGATCGCTAAG GTTCCTTGTTTGGTTCAGGATTGGGTGTTGGAAAAGAAGTCATCCGATGTATACAGAACAGATAGTGGCAGCATTGGTGAATCAAATAACGATGTTGTAATAGATGAGGAGGCGCCCTTGATTGCTCTCACGCCATCGTCCAGGCTATCTCATATCGGAAGAACTCAAATGCAGCAAAGTAGCCGTAATGTATGA
- the LOC140811545 gene encoding probable sugar phosphate/phosphate translocator At3g17430 isoform X2, translating into MINRSLILTYFYLLIYITLSSGVILYNKWVLSPKYFNFPFPITLTMIHMGFSGAVSFFLIRVFKVVSPVKMTFRIYASCVIPISAFFASSLWFGNTAYLHISVAFIQMLKALMPVATFTVAVLCGTDKLRLDVFLNMVLVSVGVVVSSYGEIHFNVIGTVYQVTGIFAEALRLVLTQVLLQKKGLTLNPITSLYYIAPCSFIFLFVPWYFLEQPGMEVSQIQFNMWIFFSNAVCALLLNFSIFLAIGRTGAVTVRVAGVLKDWILIALSTLIFPESTITGLNIIGYGIALCGVVLYNYLKVKESSQNIPERIAKDWVLEKKSSDVYRTDSGSIGESNNDVVIDEEAPLIALTPSSRLSHIGRTQMQQSSRNV; encoded by the exons ATGATAAATAGATCTTTAATCTTAACATATTTCTACCTTCTAATCTACATTACACTTTCATCTGGAGTTATTTTATATAACAAG TGGGTTCTTTCTCCGAAATACTTCAACTTTCCTTTTCCAATAACACTTACTATGATACATATGGGATTCTCTGGTGCAGTGTCATTTTTCCTTATTCGTGTCTTCAAG GTCGTGTCTCCAGTTAAAATGACTTTCCGCAT ATATGCTTCCTGTGTGATCCCCATTAGTGCCTTCTTCGCATCAAGTCTTTG GTTTGGTAACACTGCTTACTTGCATATATCAGTGGCTTTTATTCAGATGCTTAAGGCCCTTA TGCCTGTGGCAACATTTACTGTGGCTGTTTTGTGCGGTACTGACAAACTTAGATTGGACGTGTTTTTAAACATGGTTTTGGTCAGTGTTGGAGTTGTCGTTTCCTCCTATGGGGAAATTCATTTTAATGTGATCGGCACAGTTTATCAGGTTACAGGCATATTTGCGGAAGCTCTGAGACTGGTCTTGACTCAAGTCCTTCTACAGAAGAAGGGCTTGACGCTAAACCCCATCACAAGCTTATACTACATCGCTCCATGcagttttatatttttgtttgtCCCTTGGTACTTCCTGGAGCAACCTGGGATGGAAGTGTCTCAAATTCAGTTTAATATGTGGATCTTCTTTTCCAATGCCGTTTGCGCTCTACTGTTGAACTTCTCAATCTTCTTAGCGATAGGTAGAACTGGTGCAGTGACGGTTCGAGTTGCCGGTGTTCTGAAGGACTGGATACTTATAGCCCTTTCAACACTGATTTTCCCAGAATCAACTATCACTGGTCTTAACATTATTGGCTACGGCATTG CGCTTTGTGGGGTTGTCTTGTACAACTATTTGAAGGTCAAGGAGTCTTCTCAAAACATTCCTGAAAGGATCGCTAAG GATTGGGTGTTGGAAAAGAAGTCATCCGATGTATACAGAACAGATAGTGGCAGCATTGGTGAATCAAATAACGATGTTGTAATAGATGAGGAGGCGCCCTTGATTGCTCTCACGCCATCGTCCAGGCTATCTCATATCGGAAGAACTCAAATGCAGCAAAGTAGCCGTAATGTATGA
- the LOC140812004 gene encoding pto-interacting protein 1 isoform X2, whose protein sequence is MSCFSCCKEDDLHRAADNGPYRTTHSAGNPAGYRAAEVATKDKPTISMQPISVPTISVDELKDITNNFGLKSLIGEGSYGRVHHGILKSQRAAAIKKLDSSKQPDQEFLAQISLVSRLKHENVVELLGYCVDGGLRVLAYEYAPNGSLHDILHGRKGVKGAQPGPVLSWAQRVKIAVGAAKGLEYLHEKAQPHMIHRDIKSSNVLLFNDDVAKIADFDLSNQGPDMTARLHSTRVLGTFGYHAPEYAMTGQLSSKSDVYSFGVVLLELLTGRKPVDNTLPRTQQSLVTWATPQLREDKVKQCVDARLNGEYPPKAVAKMAAVTALCVQYEADFRPNMSIVVNALQPLLNTRPGPPAETPNL, encoded by the exons ATGAGCTGTTTCAGCTGTTGCAAGGAAGATGACTTGCATAGAGCTGCTGATAATGGGCCATACAGGACAACCCATTCAGCGG GCAACCCCGCTGGTTATCGAGCTGCAGAAGTGGCAACAAAGGATAAACCAACCATTAGCATGCAGCCGATTTCTGTCCCTACCATTTCAGTTGATGAATTGAAGGACATTACAAATAATTTTGGTTTAAAGTCTTTGATTGGCGAGGGATCATATGGACGGGTGCACCATGGCATCTTGAAAAGTCAACGTGCCGCGGCAATAAAAAAGTTAGACTCTAGCAAACAGCCAGACCAAGAATTTTTAGCTCAG ATTTCTTTGGTTTCTAGACTAAAGCACGAAAATGTGGTTGAGCTTCTTGGTTATTGTGTGGATGGTGGTCTCCGCGTCCTGGCTTATGAGTATGCTCCTAATGGATCATTGCACGACATTCTTCATG GACGGAAAGGCGTAAAAGGAGCACAGCCAGGTCCAGTTTTGTCATGGGCCCAGAGGGTTAAAATTGCTGTTGGAGCTGCAAAAGGACTGGAATACTTGCACGAGAAGGCACAGCCTCACATGATTCATCGCGATATAAAGTCCAGCAATGTGTTACTGTTCAATGATGACGTCGCTAAGATTGCTGATTTTGATTTATCAAATCAAGGCCCTGACATGACAGCTCGACTTCATTCCACTCGCGTCCTTGGGACTTTTGGTTATCATGCCCCTGA ATACGCGATGACTGGGCAACTAAGTTCAAAAAGCGATGTTTATAGCTTTGGTGTGGTACTTCTTGAACTTTTGACTGGACGTAAGCCAGTCGATAATACGCTACCTAGGACGCAACAGAGTCTTGTGACATGG GCCACACCACAGCTTAGGGAAGACAAGGTAAAGCAGTGTGTTGACGCGAGACTGAATGGAGAGTACCCTCCAAAGGCAGTCGCAAAG ATGGCTGCAGTTACTGCCTTGTGTGTGCAATATGAAGCGGATTTCCGCCCAAACATGAGCATTGTAGTGAATGCTCTCCAACCGCTGCTGAATACTCGACCTGGACCTCCTGCCGAAACACCTAACTTGTGA
- the LOC140812004 gene encoding pto-interacting protein 1 isoform X1 → MSPSDGFSNRGYQQNMSCFSCCKEDDLHRAADNGPYRTTHSAGNPAGYRAAEVATKDKPTISMQPISVPTISVDELKDITNNFGLKSLIGEGSYGRVHHGILKSQRAAAIKKLDSSKQPDQEFLAQISLVSRLKHENVVELLGYCVDGGLRVLAYEYAPNGSLHDILHGRKGVKGAQPGPVLSWAQRVKIAVGAAKGLEYLHEKAQPHMIHRDIKSSNVLLFNDDVAKIADFDLSNQGPDMTARLHSTRVLGTFGYHAPEYAMTGQLSSKSDVYSFGVVLLELLTGRKPVDNTLPRTQQSLVTWATPQLREDKVKQCVDARLNGEYPPKAVAKMAAVTALCVQYEADFRPNMSIVVNALQPLLNTRPGPPAETPNL, encoded by the exons ATGTCGCCTTCTGATGGATTTTCTAATAGAGGTTATCAGCAAAACATGAGCTGTTTCAGCTGTTGCAAGGAAGATGACTTGCATAGAGCTGCTGATAATGGGCCATACAGGACAACCCATTCAGCGG GCAACCCCGCTGGTTATCGAGCTGCAGAAGTGGCAACAAAGGATAAACCAACCATTAGCATGCAGCCGATTTCTGTCCCTACCATTTCAGTTGATGAATTGAAGGACATTACAAATAATTTTGGTTTAAAGTCTTTGATTGGCGAGGGATCATATGGACGGGTGCACCATGGCATCTTGAAAAGTCAACGTGCCGCGGCAATAAAAAAGTTAGACTCTAGCAAACAGCCAGACCAAGAATTTTTAGCTCAG ATTTCTTTGGTTTCTAGACTAAAGCACGAAAATGTGGTTGAGCTTCTTGGTTATTGTGTGGATGGTGGTCTCCGCGTCCTGGCTTATGAGTATGCTCCTAATGGATCATTGCACGACATTCTTCATG GACGGAAAGGCGTAAAAGGAGCACAGCCAGGTCCAGTTTTGTCATGGGCCCAGAGGGTTAAAATTGCTGTTGGAGCTGCAAAAGGACTGGAATACTTGCACGAGAAGGCACAGCCTCACATGATTCATCGCGATATAAAGTCCAGCAATGTGTTACTGTTCAATGATGACGTCGCTAAGATTGCTGATTTTGATTTATCAAATCAAGGCCCTGACATGACAGCTCGACTTCATTCCACTCGCGTCCTTGGGACTTTTGGTTATCATGCCCCTGA ATACGCGATGACTGGGCAACTAAGTTCAAAAAGCGATGTTTATAGCTTTGGTGTGGTACTTCTTGAACTTTTGACTGGACGTAAGCCAGTCGATAATACGCTACCTAGGACGCAACAGAGTCTTGTGACATGG GCCACACCACAGCTTAGGGAAGACAAGGTAAAGCAGTGTGTTGACGCGAGACTGAATGGAGAGTACCCTCCAAAGGCAGTCGCAAAG ATGGCTGCAGTTACTGCCTTGTGTGTGCAATATGAAGCGGATTTCCGCCCAAACATGAGCATTGTAGTGAATGCTCTCCAACCGCTGCTGAATACTCGACCTGGACCTCCTGCCGAAACACCTAACTTGTGA